A region of Bacillus rossius redtenbacheri isolate Brsri chromosome 2, Brsri_v3, whole genome shotgun sequence DNA encodes the following proteins:
- the LOC134529464 gene encoding uncharacterized protein LOC134529464 has protein sequence MRMEWSKEDQIKLIDLYKQQTVIWDPNNVNHFNKIRKQDAWEEIGAEMDRDVDECKKKMESLLSALRRERKKMKDTAGTGKGTDEMYRSSWFAFESLRFLLDKNKPRKTISTMRVESEERDVECGAVGESAQETVPKKKKQRVEDARLDKAFHILSSTASQLNDECQHFGNLVASKLRQYNVDTRCTIENDIMGIFLRANRGFYNNTQNFIQPHYPCHFPSDNSVMQSNTVLSNPTTPCPSAGSPTLTSDDDDFIIHDLL, from the exons ATGAGAATGGAGTGGTCCAAGGAAGATCAAATAAAACTGATAGATTTGTATAAACAACAAACAGTGATATGGGACCCAAACAATGTTAATCATTTCAACAAAATTAGAAAACAAGACGCGTGGGAAGAAATCGGGGCCGAAATGGACAGAGATGTGGACGAATGTAAGAAGAAAATGGAGAGTTTGCTATCAGCATTAAGAAGGGAGAGGAAGAAAATGAAAGACACTGCTGGAACTGGAAAAG GAACTGACGAAATGTACAGAAGTTCCTGGTTCGCTTTCGAAAGTCTACGTTTCTTGCTGGACAAAAATAAACCAAGAAAGACAATTTCGACG ATGCGAGTAGAAAGCGAAGAGAGAGACGTAGAATGTGGTGCAGTTGGAGAATCAGCACAGGAAACTGTACCGAAAAAGAAGAAGCAGCGAGTCGAAGATGCACGTCTGGACAAAGCCTTTCATATATTGTCGTCCACCGCGAGTCAGCTTAACGATGAGTGCCAACATTTTGGAAATTTGGTCGCATCTAAGTTGAGACAGTACAACGTTGATACTAGATGTACAATTGAAAATGACATTATGGGTATTTTCCTTCGCGCTAACAGGGGTTTCTACAATAACACTCAGAATTTTATACAACCACACTATCCATGTCATTTTCCATCGGACAACTCTGTCATGCAGTCAAACACTGTATTGTCCAACCCTACAACCCCGTGTCCTTCAGCAGGATCACCTACCTTGAcgtctgatgatgatgatttcATTATTCACGatctcttataa